GTAGTAGATTTTGCACAACCAGATGGCCCTACAAATACCATAAACTCTCCATCTTTTATATCTAAATTTACTCCATGTACAGCTTTAAAGCCATTTGGATATTGTTTTTCAACTTGTTTTAATGTAACTCTTGCCACTTTATATTCCTCCCATAACTTACTACACATTAATATTTTAATCTATTTACTACTATTTAGTCTATTATATCTTTTTACAATTCTATCAGATTCTTTAACCATTTTATCTATTATTTTATCCACTTTTTCTTTTCCAACATATATTTTTTCCATAGAATCAGTCATTACTTTTCTTAATTCTGGAAATACTCCTACTATAGCTCCAGAAGTAGCTGCTGTTTTTTGTGTATCTTTAATTTCATTTACTGCAACTAATTTTTGTGGTGTTTTTTCTAAATCTTTCTTCAATAAGTCTAATTCATATGCCTCTTTATTAACTGAATAATATCCTGTAGATGAAGCCCATAGAGCTTGGCTTTCTTTAGACACTGCATATTTTACAAAATCCCACGCTGCTTCTTGTTTTTCATCACTTACAGAGTTAGTTATCCATAAACTTGCTCCTCCAATAGGTACTCCTGTAAATTCACCACTCTCACTAGGTACATATGCACTTCCAATTTCAAAGTTTGCTAACTCTGCTAATTGTTGTATTCCTGCTGAACTATCTATATACATGCTAACTTTTCCTGATAAAAATGCCGCTCTAGTATTTTGATACTCTTTTCCATATGATGTGGCTGTATTAGCACGATACATATCATTTAACCAATTAAAAATAGTTTTTATTTTTTCTCCATCATATGCTACTGCTGTTGGAGATTTTCCTGCTCTACCATTTTCTTCATTAACATATAATGTATTT
Above is a genomic segment from uncultured Fusobacterium sp. containing:
- a CDS encoding ABC transporter substrate-binding protein, coding for MKLKTLASLLLLGLSTLASAKEKIIFWHAMGGNFQPTLNKIVEDYNKSQDKVEIEALYQGSYQEALNKFKSVQGTDKAPALIQLNEISTEYMYNSGAITPMQEFVKKDNYDLTKLEDTLINYYTINGTLYSMPFNSSASILLYNKDAFKEVGLDPEKAPKSYEELAEAAKKLTKGTERYGFAMIMDAWFIEQLLANENTLYVNEENGRAGKSPTAVAYDGEKIKTIFNWLNDMYRANTATSYGKEYQNTRAAFLSGKVSMYIDSSAGIQQLAELANFEIGSAYVPSESGEFTGVPIGGASLWITNSVSDEKQEAAWDFVKYAVSKESQALWASSTGYYSVNKEAYELDLLKKDLEKTPQKLVAVNEIKDTQKTAATSGAIVGVFPELRKVMTDSMEKIYVGKEKVDKIIDKMVKESDRIVKRYNRLNSSK